A segment of the Nerophis lumbriciformis linkage group LG08, RoL_Nlum_v2.1, whole genome shotgun sequence genome:
TCACAAtggcttatccatccatccatccatccatcttcttccgcttatccaaggtcgggtcgcgggggcagcagcctaagcagggaagcccagacttccctctccccagccacttcgtccagctcttcctgtgggaccccaaggcgttcccaggccagccgggagacatagtcttcccaacgtgtcctgggtcttccccgcggcctcctaccggtcggacgtgccctaaacacctccctagggaggcgatcgggtggcatcctgaccagatgcccgaaccacctcatctggctcctctcgatgtggaggagcagcggctttactttgagttcctcccggatggcagagcttctcaccctatctctaagggagagccccgccacccggcggaggaaactcatttcggccgcttgtacccgtgatcttgtcctttcggtcataacccaaagctcatgaccataggtgaggatgggaacgtagatcgaccggtaaattgagagctttgccttccggctcagctccttcttcaccacaacggaccgatacagtggcttatgtttttgtttactcctGGGCCCCGGCCTGCATGATCTGACTGTCCTCCAGTCCTTGGCCGACTTCCCTCACTGTTCATGCACTCATTGGACAGTGAACATGTCAATAAAAGGTCCTAATAGAAACGCACGTGAAGTTGATTACAATCACTAAATCGACACGCATTCTTCCGCTCTGTCATTGTCTTTAATTTACAGTCAGCTTTTCAGTCACCGTTCATGCAGTTATTGGGCGGTCTACATGTCAATGATTGTATGCAGCAACAGCGAGGATTTAGCCTACACAACAGTTCACGCCCGCTGaccaaatattgtttttatgGCCAACTAGTTGATGAGTAAATACTGAATGAAAAATATAATACAGAAGTACAGTAATCCCTCGTTCATCTCTGTTAATTGGTGGTAAATTAATTTAcgcaaagtaggaattattcattataaatcaaatatttttatagctagagtgttaaaaaaaaatggttccgACTTTCTAAATAGTTTTTTATCATTATGAGATTCCTCTAGACATCAATTAACACGCAAGTAATCATCTTGTTTAATGCAATATATTAATGCTGCCggaagctgagccaatcagttgCCACGATATTGAAAAGCGCACTCTGACTGGTTTGGTCTCATCGAGTGGCCAATAAATACTATTGTAATCTTGATGTAGTTCGTTAATTTAGCCATTTTCATTCTTTAAAAATGCTCAATTTAGGCTAAAAATACATAGATTATGCCAAAAAAAACGCTGCGATAGAGTTCCAAGTGCAATATGGCGAGGGACTGTTGACCTATTAATATTATTACCTTCTGAGGCTGACTAGTTCCAGAGTAGTGTTCTCGTCAACAACAAGCGTGTACTTCATAGAGTCATAGGCCAGTCCTTCGGTTTCACTGGGATGTTTGGGAGACAGGTCTATCTCACAAGGTGGGAGATCACGGTCAGGGCAGGGATGGTCAGGTATGCAGGAATCAACAGGTGGTGGTGACCGGTCTAGCTGTAAATCACTATCCCTGTGGGACTGCCTCCTCAAGTCATCCAAGAACGGGTACGAGTCCTCATGTTCGTCTTCTTCGTCATTGTCTGTGGAGTAGGTGAGGCTGAAGCAATGGTTGGTCTGAGCGGTGGGTATGTCCAGTGTCAGGCTGTGTTTGACTTCTGTGATACGTTCAAGAGAGGCAGAGGAGCGACTCGACGTCGTGGTCTCCGTCTCCCGCCCAATGTCTTTGTCGCTGATAACGCTGTCGGTAAGGCTCGGAGAATCAAGGTCTTTCCTTCCCACTAGCATCATCAAGTCATTATCGGGTTCATTCTGTTCTTCCGGTCTTTTGTTGTTCTTGGAAGATTTATCTGTGAAGTTTTTAACTTTAGTGGTACACGAGGAGTAATCGGTGGTCTCTCTTGAATTTTCTACACACTGATCCACTGTACTTGTGTCCTCGGTTTTGTTGCTCATATAGAGGCAAGAGTTCATCCCAACACTTCTCTTTGAAGACTTCCCCCAATTCATCTCAATCTTTCTGAGCTCTTCACCATCCCTCTCTTCATTCACTGACCCTTCAATTTCTGATTTCTTCCGTGGGTCATCCTCAGCAAAACTATCTCCGTCACCGATGTCTGAGGACGGTGAGATGGTATCTGATACAGACGCCTCCCTTTTGAAGCACTCTTCAGGACAGCTTATTGGGTATGAGCCTTCTGAGATCATCCTATTGACCAGATTGCTAAGCAGCCAAGGTGAGTCAGAGTTTTCACTCAGGTCATCTTCGCTTTCTGATTCAGAATCCCCTTCACTGGTTTCATCATAATCATCTGCGGTGGGCATTAGCCGAGGTCCCACGGGTAGGTAGAAGGAGCGTTTGAAGCTTTCAAGGCTGTGATCTGGTTCTATCTGGAGCACCATCTGTCTGGAGAGACTGTCCTCACACTGCTGGGCAGGAGGAAGAGTCTCATCTGGGTCGGCTTGGTGATCGCAAGACAGGTCGTCATCTACATTCTGCAGTCCCTTCAGAGCATAGCCGTCATCATAGGACTCAGGAGGCAAAAAGGGGGAGTGCACCAGAGATGGGATAGGAATGGTTGGAGAGGGTAAAGGGGACAAAGAGAGTAGGGGAACCCCTTCTTTAATTGCCTCAGGTTGACCCAGAAAGAGAGACTCTTTTAGTCCCACAATCCCACTGTCCTGTTCTAATTCTGTATCCGCGTCCAGTTCCTGGTCGGATGTCGGTGAGCTGGTCTCCTCGATGGAGTTGGTGAGGTGCGAAGAACGCCCACTACTGCTCTCACTGGTCAGATCAAGCTCTGTTTCTGAGATGGAGGAGATCATGTTGGAGACCACACGTCCTTCACAGGGAAAGTCTATGTCCTCTTCGCCATCAAGCTCAGAGTCAGAACCAGGAGAGCTAAGTTCTTTGTCCTGGTCTGAGGTCAAATAACCTTGCTGGTTCATGTCAGCGATCCCAGGGTCGGAAGATGGAGAAGTGGAATCATTCGCTACTGCCAATGGAGCTGCCATTGACTGAGAATCAGAACTTTTGGACTGGTCAAGAGCATCTGAGTGACGAGAGGATACACTGGAGAAGGAAGTGGGATCAAAGGGTTCAATGGATGGAAACTCGGTGTACGCCGACGGATTCTCCTTGCACACCATATCGTACGTCTCCTTACGCATGAACTCAACTTCAAAGTCCTTGTCTAGTTCGTCCTCTGATAAGGGTGTGTCGGCGCCGTCGTTGGTTTCTAAGGGCGCAGTGGACGACAAACAGTGACTGGTTCCATCCGGATCGAGATCGTTCCCTGCCTCCATGCCAGACTCACTGGTAATTGTGTATGTGTCTGTGGGAAGCCGGTTTGAGTGTTTGTGGCTGTGGCTATTGTTGAGGTCATGGTCCACCTCCGTGTCTGAACACTGGGAGTGCTCATCTACAGATGGTACTCTGGTGGTCTGGATTAGAGGGTCAGCTTTTGGTTGGACGATGTCAACGGGGCAATGATGGGACTTGAGTTGACCAAATGAACCTGGGAATAAAAATATACAGCATTAACTGGGAATATTAAATGGCATACAGGATTATGCAGTAGGTACCGTGAGATTACATGGCGACGAGTCAGATTAATTAATTTAGTCTTTTGGACGTGGATGTGGATGGAATGACTTCTGAACTAGCTAAGGAGGCCTTTTTATTTGGTTACCGTATTCAAGCCTCTCCCGCCTGTTGCCCTCCATGTCGCACAGGAGGGGCCTGTGAGGGGAATGGGGGTTCCCACCCTGCCCTGCTTGTTTTGCTGGAGTACCTTGACTCTGGGACACTGGCGGCTGGACAACTGAAGAGGCTGGGCACTGGCCCGTCACACGGCTGCCATCCTCCAAGCACCAGTGGGTGGGAGTCGTGCGGCCTGGGAGTACAGTCGAAATTTGTGACGCTTGTTTGGTGATGATGAGTTAGAATTCAAACTAGTTATTGTTTGTGACAATTAAAAGAGTGGCGTAAGGGGAAGATACACCAGGTGCCATCAAACTTCAAGGGAGGCGCAGATTGATAAAAATGAAGGAAaactgtctttaaaggggaactgcacttttttgtaattttgcctattataaatgttactacattacatatatacttatatcatgtatatattacatgttattatgaatgttactacatgacatatatacttacatcatctatatattacatgttattatgaatgttactacattacgtatatacttatatcatgtacatattacatgttattatgaatgatactacattacatatatacttatatcatgtacatattacatgttattatgaatgttattacatgacatatatactgtcggaggcagatatttacatatatccgaatttaagtgttactacttttatttcatagtcatatttgaaaacagctcgtgttcttccaattgtggtcttttggttgtctgcaaaactgtgtgcttaaccttgaatgaggaatgttagagagagcgataataagcatttgttttgactagagagagggaaGAGGGGAGAGGTTTTTGGGTCGGGaaggcagaccattttggcggcgcgatagaatgttctatgctggatggtctcaaatgtatatatatgtgcaaagctttgcaaatatattacaaaatacctattctgtctctggtggtttttcaactcagctttaagtgtcataaagagcttgggagcgacttgaattccctgggaggaacaactggtccaaaacgcaacaatacttacatcatgtttatattacatgttattatgaatgttactacattacatatatacttatatcatgtatatattacatgttattatgaatgtttctacatgacatatatacttacatcatgtatatattacatgttattatgaatgttacattacatacttacttacatcatgtatatattatatgttattatgaatgttactacatgacatttatacttcatgtatatattacatgttattataaatgttactacattacatatatacttacatcatgtatatattacatattataaatgttactacatgacatatacttacatcatgtatatattacatgttattatgaatgttactacattacatatgtacttacatcatgtatatattacatattataaatgttactacatgacatatacacttacatcatgtatatattacatgttattatgaatgttactacatgacatatatacttacatcatgtatatataacatgttattatgaatgttatacatgacatatatacttacatcatgtatatattacatgttattatgaatgttactacattacatatactgtatacttacatcatgtatatattacatgttattatgaatgttactacatgacatatatacttacatcatgtatatattacatgttattatgaatgttactacatgacatatatacttacatcctgtttatattacatgttattatgaatgtttctacattacatatactgtatacttacatcatgtatatattacatgttattatgaatgttactacattacatatatacttacatcatctaTATAAAACCGACCTCAtggttttcataatgattgtgaatgataggccaaaaatacaaaaaaagtgcagttccctttaaatATGCTAAGCTAACTTTTTCCATGACTATAACTAACTTTATATTTTATGAAAGTTATTTTACAGGGGAGTAGGGGGATATATGTTCTCCGAGGGGAGGCCCACTTTGAAAGCTACTGTActtaatagttttgtttttattattgttttgagtCGTTTCAGTTATTAAAATAAAAGATACAGAGGTAAGCAATGATGGAGAACATCAGATATATGGGTTATAAATGATTATTCCCTTAAACATTCTATGTATTTAGTCTACTGTATTTCTGTTTATGTACTTATactgtttttattttctattagAAAAAATATGCATTGATTATTATTTAACTTGACACTCGGGCCTTTTATTATTTCCTTTTGTCTTGTATTCTAAGTGTAGGAAAACAACACAATGCACACATACTGTAGCTCAACAAATGACAAACAAAAACCTCACCCTGTGAAGATGGTTTACGCGACGAGTCCTGCAAGCTTCCTTTCTTTGGCGACAGACTGCTGTTGTTGTTCAATGAGTCCTAAAGACATAAATGTTGTTTATTTACCTGGAATGTACCGCACGTCAGGTGTGCTCATGTGCCTACCTGCGACACCGCTGCTGTGAGGTTCAGCGTGGTGGGTCTGCTCTTCAGGGTGCCAAGAGTGGGCGAGGGTGGAGGGGAGGCCGAGGGGGACGGGGGTGCGTCCGGAtcgtcctcttcctcctcctcgtcctcatCTTCATCGTCGTCGTCAATCATTTCAAACTCCTGGAAGTCGTCCTGGAAGGAGCACACTGGGTGGTGCATGTCGTTCTTCTCCAAAATGAGGGCGTCCTAAGAGAGAGTGGACGGTCAAGTTCATTCAGTCATCAGAGTGCCTTCCTCTGGCCGTAGGCACTATTATAAAAGACTGCGTACTTTATTTTCCTGCTACAAGTATTGCACGGTCAAAGCACTTTAGTGGGCAACTCTGGAGCAGATGTGTTGTGTGAACATTGAAGAGTAAAGAAAATGTGGGTGAAATCCTACAAAGAGCCAGGAGGGTCGATGGCCGGAGAGGAGAGGATCAATCAATCGCACATCTCTCAGGTTTCACCGGCTTTACTGGAAGACGGTGCACTAACTAAACAGACCGCACCAGACTTTGCTGCAGTCTGCTGCACAGACAAGACTCCAGATCTACTTCCTGTTGGTGTCAGGGACAAAACAACTAGTAACCATCTATAGTGGTTCTATATTTGATTACTTAGTTATCACACGATGCGCAACCAGAGATATTCAACTCtattttccagaaagctaaggacatacttgccaaccttgagacctccgaattcgggagatggggggggtttaggtggtagcgggggtgtatattgtagcccggaagagttggggcattctgggtatttgttctgttgtgttacggtgcggatgttctctcgaaatatgtttgtcattcttgtttggtgtgggttcacagtctggcgcatatttgtaacagcgttaaagttgtttatacagccaccctcagtgtaccctgtattgctgttgatcaagtatgcgttgcattcacgtgtgtgttcgtacagaagccacacatatctcgtgactgggccagcacgttgttataatggatgaaaagcggatgtgacgacagctcgtagaggacgttaaagactgtggtccgggtggactacgagatataatgactgatgaacaccttcgttcgataatgaaggttgcctcagctcaaagcctgagccccgacattaatgaaccagcatccaagaaaagatggcaggtatctggcttgggcacatcagattacatcagtttgttgcaaactgagcagttaaaAGTCCTGAATgttattttgttgaccaagtatgccttgcagtcacttacgtgtgtctgtagaagccgcatatattatgtaattgggccggcacgctgtttgtatggtgaaaaagcggacccgacgacaggttgtagaggacgctaaaggcagtgccatcacggcacgccctcaatattgttgtccgggtgaaaatcgggaaaaattcgggagaatggttgccccgggagattttcgggaggggcactgaaattcgggagtccatccatccatccatccatccatcttcttccgcttatctgaggtcgggtcgcgggggcagcagcctaagcagggaagcccagacttccctctccccagccacttcgtccagctcctcccgggggatcctgaagcgttcccaggccagccgggagacatagtcttcccaacgtgtcctgggtcttccccgtggcctcctaccggtcggacgtgccctaaacacctcccgagggaggcgatcgggtggcatcctgaccagatgcccgaaccac
Coding sequences within it:
- the mapk8ip2 gene encoding C-Jun-amino-terminal kinase-interacting protein 2 isoform X3, whose translation is MADRAEMFSLSTFHSLSPPGCRPAHDISLEEFDDEDLSEITDDCGIGLNYDSDRYEKDALILEKNDMHHPVCSFQDDFQEFEMIDDDDEDEDEEEEEDDPDAPPSPSASPPPSPTLGTLKSRPTTLNLTAAVSQDSLNNNSSLSPKKGSLQDSSRKPSSQGSFGQLKSHHCPVDIVQPKADPLIQTTRVPSVDEHSQCSDTEVDHDLNNSHSHKHSNRLPTDTYTITSESGMEAGNDLDPDGTSHCLSSTAPLETNDGADTPLSEDELDKDFEVEFMRKETYDMVCKENPSAYTEFPSIEPFDPTSFSSVSSRHSDALDQSKSSDSQSMAAPLAVANDSTSPSSDPGIADMNQQGYLTSDQDKELSSPGSDSELDGEEDIDFPCEGRVVSNMISSISETELDLTSESSSGRSSHLTNSIEETSSPTSDQELDADTELEQDSGIVGLKESLFLGQPEAIKEGVPLLSLSPLPSPTIPIPSLVHSPFLPPESYDDGYALKGLQNVDDDLSCDHQADPDETLPPAQQCEDSLSRQMVLQIEPDHSLESFKRSFYLPVGPRLMPTADDYDETSEGDSESESEDDLSENSDSPWLLSNLVNRMISEGSYPISCPEECFKREASVSDTISPSSDIGDGDSFAEDDPRKKSEIEGSVNEERDGEELRKIEMNWGKSSKRSVGMNSCLYMSNKTEDTSTVDQCVENSRETTDYSSCTTKVKNFTDKSSKNNKRPEEQNEPDNDLMMLVGRKDLDSPSLTDSVISDKDIGRETETTTSSRSSASLERITEVKHSLTLDIPTAQTNHCFSLTYSTDNDEEDEHEDSYPFLDDLRRQSHRDSDLQLDRSPPPVDSCIPDHPCPDRDLPPCEIDLSPKHPSETEGLAYDSMKYTLVVDENTTLELVSLRRCTSILSDDSELSTLCDEESLETGQVDYCCQDQMVRSQLLSSSEDSSPEADIPFSKKFLNVFVNSTSRSSSTESFGLFSCTINGEERDQTHRAVYRFIPRHADELELDVDDPLYVEEEEDDYWYRGYNMRTGERGIFPAFYAHEVIGQSKEMLAMKRNPAWMETFDVQFLGSVEVPQHQGNGILCAAMQKIALSRKRTVHVRPPSLCELEISLQGVKLIMSLEDEYDCLDEFDRCSHFFQMKNISFCGCHPKNNCYFGFITKHPMLSRFACHVFVSQESMRPVAESVGRAFQEYYQEHLEYACPTEDIYLE
- the mapk8ip2 gene encoding C-Jun-amino-terminal kinase-interacting protein 2 isoform X1; this encodes MADRAEMFSLSTFHSLSPPGCRPAHDISLEEFDDEDLSEITDDCGIGLNYDSDRYEKDALILEKNDMHHPVCSFQDDFQEFEMIDDDDEDEDEEEEEDDPDAPPSPSASPPPSPTLGTLKSRPTTLNLTAAVSQDSLNNNSSLSPKKGSLQDSSRKPSSQGRTTPTHWCLEDGSRVTGQCPASSVVQPPVSQSQGTPAKQAGQGGNPHSPHRPLLCDMEGNRRERLEYGSFGQLKSHHCPVDIVQPKADPLIQTTRVPSVDEHSQCSDTEVDHDLNNSHSHKHSNRLPTDTYTITSESGMEAGNDLDPDGTSHCLSSTAPLETNDGADTPLSEDELDKDFEVEFMRKETYDMVCKENPSAYTEFPSIEPFDPTSFSSVSSRHSDALDQSKSSDSQSMAAPLAVANDSTSPSSDPGIADMNQQGYLTSDQDKELSSPGSDSELDGEEDIDFPCEGRVVSNMISSISETELDLTSESSSGRSSHLTNSIEETSSPTSDQELDADTELEQDSGIVGLKESLFLGQPEAIKEGVPLLSLSPLPSPTIPIPSLVHSPFLPPESYDDGYALKGLQNVDDDLSCDHQADPDETLPPAQQCEDSLSRQMVLQIEPDHSLESFKRSFYLPVGPRLMPTADDYDETSEGDSESESEDDLSENSDSPWLLSNLVNRMISEGSYPISCPEECFKREASVSDTISPSSDIGDGDSFAEDDPRKKSEIEGSVNEERDGEELRKIEMNWGKSSKRSVGMNSCLYMSNKTEDTSTVDQCVENSRETTDYSSCTTKVKNFTDKSSKNNKRPEEQNEPDNDLMMLVGRKDLDSPSLTDSVISDKDIGRETETTTSSRSSASLERITEVKHSLTLDIPTAQTNHCFSLTYSTDNDEEDEHEDSYPFLDDLRRQSHRDSDLQLDRSPPPVDSCIPDHPCPDRDLPPCEIDLSPKHPSETEGLAYDSMKYTLVVDENTTLELVSLRRCTSILSDDSELSTLCDEESLETGQVDYCCQDQMVRSQLLSSSEDSSPEADIPFSKKFLNVFVNSTSRSSSTESFGLFSCTINGEERDQTHRAVYRFIPRHADELELDVDDPLYVEEEEDDYWYRGYNMRTGERGIFPAFYAHEVIGQSKEMLAMKRNPAWMETFDVQFLGSVEVPQHQGNGILCAAMQKIALSRKRTVHVRPPSLCELEISLQGVKLIMSLEDEYDCLDEFDRCSHFFQMKNISFCGCHPKNNCYFGFITKHPMLSRFACHVFVSQESMRPVAESVGRAFQEYYQEHLEYACPTEDIYLE
- the mapk8ip2 gene encoding C-Jun-amino-terminal kinase-interacting protein 2 isoform X2, whose amino-acid sequence is MADRAEMFSLSTFHSLSPPGCRPAHDISLEEFDDEDLSEITDDCGIGLNYDSDRYEKDALILEKNDMHHPVCSFQDDFQEFEMIDDDDEDEDEEEEEDDPDAPPSPSASPPPSPTLGTLKSRPTTLNLTAAVSQDSLNNNSSLSPKKGSLQDSSRKPSSQGRTTPTHWCLEDGSRVTGQCPASSVVQPPVSQSQGSFGQLKSHHCPVDIVQPKADPLIQTTRVPSVDEHSQCSDTEVDHDLNNSHSHKHSNRLPTDTYTITSESGMEAGNDLDPDGTSHCLSSTAPLETNDGADTPLSEDELDKDFEVEFMRKETYDMVCKENPSAYTEFPSIEPFDPTSFSSVSSRHSDALDQSKSSDSQSMAAPLAVANDSTSPSSDPGIADMNQQGYLTSDQDKELSSPGSDSELDGEEDIDFPCEGRVVSNMISSISETELDLTSESSSGRSSHLTNSIEETSSPTSDQELDADTELEQDSGIVGLKESLFLGQPEAIKEGVPLLSLSPLPSPTIPIPSLVHSPFLPPESYDDGYALKGLQNVDDDLSCDHQADPDETLPPAQQCEDSLSRQMVLQIEPDHSLESFKRSFYLPVGPRLMPTADDYDETSEGDSESESEDDLSENSDSPWLLSNLVNRMISEGSYPISCPEECFKREASVSDTISPSSDIGDGDSFAEDDPRKKSEIEGSVNEERDGEELRKIEMNWGKSSKRSVGMNSCLYMSNKTEDTSTVDQCVENSRETTDYSSCTTKVKNFTDKSSKNNKRPEEQNEPDNDLMMLVGRKDLDSPSLTDSVISDKDIGRETETTTSSRSSASLERITEVKHSLTLDIPTAQTNHCFSLTYSTDNDEEDEHEDSYPFLDDLRRQSHRDSDLQLDRSPPPVDSCIPDHPCPDRDLPPCEIDLSPKHPSETEGLAYDSMKYTLVVDENTTLELVSLRRCTSILSDDSELSTLCDEESLETGQVDYCCQDQMVRSQLLSSSEDSSPEADIPFSKKFLNVFVNSTSRSSSTESFGLFSCTINGEERDQTHRAVYRFIPRHADELELDVDDPLYVEEEEDDYWYRGYNMRTGERGIFPAFYAHEVIGQSKEMLAMKRNPAWMETFDVQFLGSVEVPQHQGNGILCAAMQKIALSRKRTVHVRPPSLCELEISLQGVKLIMSLEDEYDCLDEFDRCSHFFQMKNISFCGCHPKNNCYFGFITKHPMLSRFACHVFVSQESMRPVAESVGRAFQEYYQEHLEYACPTEDIYLE